Proteins co-encoded in one Flavobacterium sp. M31R6 genomic window:
- a CDS encoding lipid A biosynthesis acyltransferase, translating into MSQWDGKSKGTVLGYKIFVFFIKKVGIKAAYLVLYFVATYYFIFLKKSNTSIFYYFRERLGYSYFKSKRMVFKSYYTFGQTIIDKIAIGAGLKNKFTYEHDGGEIIIKLLKEKRGGVLISAHIGNFEIAEHFFSEVDVNFQINLVTTDLEHSAIKKYLESITQKPTINFILIGDDLSHIFEINSALARNELVCFTGDRYFEGVKSLSETLLGEEALFPAGPFLISSRLKVPVVFVYVMKEPNLHYHLYTREATVKHRDEKGLLKEYAQSVETMVKKYPLQWFNYFDFWNQIDK; encoded by the coding sequence ATGAGTCAATGGGATGGAAAATCTAAAGGGACTGTTCTAGGATACAAAATTTTTGTTTTTTTTATTAAAAAAGTAGGGATTAAAGCAGCTTATCTTGTCCTTTATTTTGTAGCAACTTATTATTTTATTTTCCTAAAAAAAAGCAATACCTCAATCTTTTATTATTTTAGAGAAAGATTGGGGTATTCCTATTTTAAATCCAAAAGGATGGTTTTTAAAAGTTATTATACTTTTGGACAGACTATTATTGATAAAATTGCCATTGGTGCCGGATTGAAAAATAAGTTTACCTATGAACATGATGGAGGCGAAATTATTATAAAACTTTTGAAAGAAAAAAGGGGAGGAGTACTCATTAGCGCACATATTGGAAATTTTGAAATTGCCGAGCATTTTTTCAGTGAGGTTGATGTTAATTTTCAAATAAACCTTGTCACTACCGATTTAGAGCATTCTGCAATAAAAAAATATCTAGAAAGTATTACCCAAAAACCAACAATAAACTTCATATTGATTGGTGATGATTTGTCACATATATTTGAGATTAATTCGGCTCTAGCCAGAAATGAACTGGTTTGTTTCACCGGAGACCGGTATTTTGAGGGCGTAAAATCATTAAGTGAAACATTATTGGGAGAAGAAGCTCTTTTTCCGGCTGGACCATTTCTAATATCCTCTCGTTTAAAAGTCCCGGTTGTTTTTGTTTATGTAATGAAAGAGCCCAATTTACATTACCACCTTTATACCAGAGAAGCTACTGTAAAGCATCGTGATGAAAAGGGGTTGTTGAAAGAATATGCCCAAAGTGTGGAAACGATGGTTAAAAAATACCCTTTGCAATGGTTTAACTATTTTGATTTCTGGAATCAGATCGATAAATAA
- a CDS encoding dialkylrecorsinol condensing enzyme DarA, whose protein sequence is MKNVLVIYYSQSGQLESIARNIAKPLLNSDSINVLFHEIQLEKPFPFPWNNDAFFGAFPESFLQIPAALKPVSEEIMNTKFDLILLNYQVWYLTPSIPTNSFLKSPEAKILLNNTPVITITGSRNMWVMAQEKVKTLLKQNNALLKGNIALVDRVGNLISVITIVEWMFSGVKKKYLGIFPLPGVSDKDINESTKFGEVILSSLKDNDLDNLQSKLIDIDAVRISSYLVTVDRTANKIFAKWSNLIINKGESRKFWIKVFKVYLLLAIWLISPIVYILHVLTYPLKVKKIRKELEYYKGVK, encoded by the coding sequence ATGAAAAACGTTCTTGTAATCTACTATTCTCAATCGGGACAACTAGAGTCTATTGCTAGAAATATTGCAAAACCACTTTTGAATTCAGATAGTATAAATGTTTTGTTTCATGAAATTCAGCTAGAGAAGCCGTTTCCGTTTCCTTGGAACAATGATGCATTTTTTGGCGCTTTTCCAGAATCATTTTTGCAGATTCCAGCCGCGTTGAAGCCGGTTTCAGAAGAAATAATGAATACCAAATTTGATTTGATTCTTTTGAACTACCAAGTTTGGTATTTAACACCTTCAATTCCCACAAATTCTTTTTTGAAGAGCCCGGAAGCTAAAATACTATTAAATAATACTCCCGTTATAACCATAACCGGTTCCAGAAATATGTGGGTAATGGCACAAGAAAAAGTAAAGACTTTATTGAAACAAAATAATGCATTGTTAAAAGGAAATATCGCTTTAGTTGATAGAGTAGGAAATTTAATAAGTGTTATCACTATTGTAGAATGGATGTTTTCGGGAGTGAAAAAAAAATATCTTGGAATCTTTCCTTTACCGGGTGTTTCAGACAAGGATATTAATGAATCCACAAAATTTGGGGAAGTAATTCTTTCCAGTTTGAAAGATAATGATTTAGATAATTTGCAATCTAAATTAATTGATATTGATGCGGTTAGGATTAGTTCATACTTGGTTACTGTTGATAGAACCGCCAATAAGATTTTTGCAAAATGGTCAAATTTGATTATTAATAAAGGAGAATCCAGAAAGTTTTGGATAAAGGTTTTTAAAGTTTATTTGTTATTGGCTATTTGGTTAATCTCACCAATAGTTTATATCTTGCACGTTCTTACTTATCCGTTAAAAGTTAAAAAAATAAGGAAAGAATTAGAATATTATAAAGGAGTAAAATAG
- a CDS encoding beta-ketoacyl-ACP synthase III has protein sequence MFDVYITKAAKCLPNEAVSNDEMEDYLGLINETASKARRLILRNNKIVSRYYALDKNGKSTHNNAELTNNAIQGLFDENFTAQDMELLSCGTTTPDVLVPSHASMVHGLLKNKSLELNSSSGVCCAGMNALKFGYLSIKSGNTKNAVCAGSEKLSTWMLAEKFENEVVNLKNLEEQPILAFKKDFLRWMLSDGAGAFLLENKPNGPISLKIEWMEAFSYAYELETCMYAGGDKMENGEIKPWNDYNPDQWLNESLFAFKQDVKLLDEFILVKGSLSMEDALSKNNVSADEIDFFLPHVSSHYFVDGLSKSLAERGMVIPMEKWFMNLAYVGNVGAASIYLALEELMNSGKLKKGNKILLSVPESGRFSYAYAYLTVC, from the coding sequence ATGTTTGATGTATATATTACAAAAGCGGCCAAATGTTTGCCAAATGAAGCTGTTTCTAATGACGAAATGGAAGATTATTTGGGTTTAATAAATGAAACCGCATCCAAAGCCAGAAGACTGATTTTAAGAAATAATAAGATTGTTAGTAGGTATTACGCTTTGGACAAAAACGGGAAAAGCACTCATAATAATGCCGAATTAACAAATAACGCGATTCAAGGATTATTTGATGAAAATTTCACAGCTCAAGATATGGAATTATTGTCTTGTGGTACAACTACCCCAGATGTTCTGGTACCTTCTCACGCGTCAATGGTACATGGATTATTGAAGAATAAATCGTTAGAATTAAATTCTTCATCAGGAGTATGCTGTGCAGGCATGAATGCCTTGAAATTTGGATATCTTTCTATAAAATCAGGTAATACTAAAAATGCGGTTTGCGCCGGTTCCGAAAAACTATCCACTTGGATGTTGGCTGAAAAATTTGAGAATGAAGTTGTGAACTTAAAGAACCTTGAGGAGCAGCCGATTCTGGCCTTCAAAAAAGACTTCTTGCGTTGGATGTTGTCTGATGGTGCTGGAGCTTTTTTATTAGAAAATAAACCTAACGGCCCAATCTCTTTAAAAATTGAATGGATGGAGGCTTTCTCATACGCATACGAACTGGAAACTTGTATGTATGCTGGAGGAGATAAAATGGAAAACGGTGAAATAAAACCTTGGAACGATTACAATCCAGACCAATGGTTGAATGAATCTTTGTTTGCTTTCAAACAGGATGTTAAATTATTGGACGAATTTATTTTGGTTAAAGGTTCTCTGAGCATGGAAGATGCTTTGTCTAAAAATAATGTTTCGGCAGATGAAATTGATTTCTTCCTGCCACACGTTTCTTCTCATTATTTTGTGGATGGATTGAGTAAGTCATTGGCAGAAAGAGGTATGGTGATACCAATGGAAAAATGGTTTATGAATTTGGCTTATGTAGGGAATGTAGGTGCTGCTTCAATTTATTTGGCTTTAGAAGAATTAATGAATTCTGGTAAATTAAAAAAAGGAAATAAAATTCTTTTATCAGTTCCTGAGAGTGGTCGTTTTTCTTATGCCTATGCTTATTTAACGGTCTGTTAA
- a CDS encoding ABC transporter permease, which produces MSKKETSNPVDIKKYLPHRAPMLMVDLILEMDDEQVETFFEIKTDNIFLENGFFTESGLVENMAQTCSSVVAKDYFIDENYNDKEGVNVVGFISGIKTLKIHALPQVGNVIYTKALLVSKFITESYSLCTMKCQTFRADELLLEGEITLFIQENKS; this is translated from the coding sequence GTGAGTAAAAAAGAAACCTCAAATCCAGTTGATATAAAAAAGTATCTGCCACATCGAGCTCCGATGCTGATGGTGGATCTGATTCTGGAAATGGATGACGAACAAGTGGAAACCTTTTTTGAAATTAAAACAGATAATATATTTCTGGAGAATGGTTTTTTTACAGAATCTGGTTTAGTGGAGAATATGGCTCAAACCTGTTCATCTGTAGTCGCCAAAGATTATTTTATCGATGAAAATTATAATGATAAAGAGGGCGTGAATGTCGTTGGTTTCATTAGCGGTATCAAAACATTGAAAATTCATGCTTTGCCACAAGTTGGTAATGTTATTTATACAAAAGCTTTGTTAGTCTCCAAATTTATTACAGAATCCTATAGTTTGTGTACCATGAAATGTCAAACTTTTAGAGCCGATGAATTGCTCTTGGAAGGTGAGATTACATTATTTATTCAAGAAAATAAATCATAG
- a CDS encoding BtrH N-terminal domain-containing protein, with the protein METNFAHHQSAHCENGVASNLLKHNGLNISEPMVFGIGSGLFFVYLPFLKVNYAPAISYRPMPGSIFNKLAKRLGLKIKRQKFSSEANAIKALDENLKNNIPSGLQVGVYNLTYFPDEYRFHFNAHNLVVYGKTETDYLISDPVMENVTTLTHAELNKVRFAKGAFAPRGQMYYPIQVPANVDLKGAIIKGIKNTCRDMLAPMPIIGVRGIRYVAKLIKKWPIKEGTKKANHYLAQIVRMQEEIGTGGGGFRFIYAAFLQEAAVILGNDGLKTLSLEMTAIGDLWRDFAVEASRVYKNRSTKVDVYNTLSDELLVIADREEVFFKKLKKAIS; encoded by the coding sequence ATGGAAACAAATTTTGCACATCATCAATCGGCCCATTGTGAAAATGGAGTTGCTTCCAATTTGTTAAAACATAACGGATTGAACATTAGTGAGCCTATGGTCTTCGGGATTGGTTCAGGACTTTTCTTCGTTTACTTACCTTTTTTGAAAGTGAATTATGCGCCTGCGATTAGTTATAGGCCCATGCCAGGTTCTATTTTTAATAAGTTGGCCAAACGTTTAGGGTTAAAAATAAAAAGACAAAAATTTTCCAGTGAAGCTAATGCCATTAAAGCATTGGACGAAAACTTAAAAAATAATATTCCCTCCGGATTACAGGTGGGAGTGTACAACTTAACGTATTTTCCTGATGAATATCGTTTTCACTTCAATGCCCACAATTTGGTGGTTTATGGAAAAACGGAAACAGATTATTTAATCAGCGATCCTGTTATGGAAAACGTAACGACACTGACTCATGCCGAATTGAATAAAGTTCGTTTTGCCAAAGGAGCTTTTGCTCCAAGAGGTCAAATGTATTACCCGATTCAGGTTCCTGCCAATGTAGATTTGAAAGGAGCAATTATCAAAGGAATAAAAAATACCTGTCGTGATATGTTGGCACCAATGCCAATAATTGGTGTACGAGGTATTCGATATGTAGCCAAGCTAATTAAAAAATGGCCAATAAAAGAGGGAACGAAGAAAGCCAATCATTATTTGGCTCAAATTGTTAGAATGCAGGAAGAAATAGGAACTGGTGGCGGTGGTTTTCGATTTATATATGCTGCATTTTTGCAAGAAGCTGCGGTTATATTGGGAAATGACGGGCTGAAAACCTTATCATTGGAAATGACCGCTATTGGTGATTTATGGAGAGATTTTGCTGTAGAAGCTTCTCGTGTGTATAAAAACAGAAGCACGAAAGTAGATGTTTACAATACGCTTTCAGACGAGCTTTTGGTTATTGCCGATAGAGAAGAAGTGTTTTTTAAGAAGTTGAAAAAAGCAATTAGCTAA
- a CDS encoding ABC transporter ATP-binding protein, translating into MKTIIQISNLSKIYKDAEVYSLDDFSLDIKEGQIFGLLGPNGAGKTTLISILCGLIKPTSGSFTIDNLVYAKNANEIKKIIGVVPQEYALYPTLTARENLLYFGSMYGLKGNDLKEKVIDSLDFLGLLKFADKRIETFSGGMKRRVNLIAGILHNPKILFLDEPTVGVDVHSKNVIIEYLTELNKTGTTIIYTSHHLSEAQDFCTNIAIVDGGIIHAEGTPKDLISSTANARNLEDVFISLTGKELRDVI; encoded by the coding sequence TTGAAAACCATTATCCAAATATCAAATCTATCTAAAATTTACAAAGATGCAGAAGTGTATTCTTTGGATGATTTTTCTTTGGATATAAAAGAAGGACAAATCTTTGGTTTATTGGGCCCAAACGGTGCTGGGAAAACCACTTTGATTTCGATACTTTGCGGATTGATAAAACCTACTTCGGGTTCTTTTACAATTGATAATTTGGTTTATGCTAAAAACGCAAATGAAATCAAAAAAATAATTGGTGTCGTACCCCAGGAATACGCTTTGTATCCAACCTTAACAGCTAGAGAAAATTTGCTGTATTTTGGAAGTATGTACGGTTTAAAAGGGAATGATCTTAAAGAAAAAGTTATAGATAGTCTTGATTTTTTGGGACTATTGAAATTTGCAGATAAGCGTATAGAGACTTTTTCGGGAGGTATGAAACGACGCGTGAATTTGATTGCCGGAATTCTGCATAATCCAAAAATTCTTTTCCTTGATGAACCAACCGTAGGTGTTGATGTGCATTCAAAAAATGTTATTATCGAGTACTTAACGGAACTTAATAAAACAGGAACTACCATTATTTATACTTCTCATCATTTATCGGAGGCGCAGGATTTTTGTACCAATATTGCAATTGTAGATGGAGGAATAATTCATGCCGAAGGTACACCAAAGGATTTAATTTCCTCTACTGCAAATGCCAGAAATCTGGAAGATGTTTTTATTTCATTAACCGGAAAAGAATTGAGAGATGTTATATAA
- a CDS encoding ABC transporter permease, producing MLYKLWMSVYKEFLLLKRDMGGVVTLFLMPLVLIITVTLIQDSTYKKGNDVKIPILLVDYDKGNVSKTIFDNLQKSNVFSVVTTIDNTPITEAVAKEAVFKGKYQLAIIIPSHLSTDLQAKIDQNVQKIVNSLGFADSLATKSNAKLVDQKEVKLYFDPAVQLSFKSGVMNGIDKMISQIETKSIYTTFQEQLGEDDAKFEQKSFITFKEIVPKINNKDITPNSVQHNVPAWTLFAIFFIVIPLSINMVKEKTQGTFIRLRTNPVSNKIVLAGKTVMYLIICLIQFYMMVAVAIFLFPHLGLPALNVEGNLILMSVVALFSGLAAIGFGVLLGTIAKTQEQSAPFGATAVIILAAIGGVWVPVFAMPKIMQIIAQSSPMNWGLEAFYDVLLRNATFWDLVPELFLLFLFFVVTTTLALLYDKKKRAV from the coding sequence ATGTTATATAAACTTTGGATGTCTGTTTATAAGGAATTCTTGTTGCTGAAACGAGATATGGGAGGCGTAGTGACGCTATTTTTGATGCCGTTGGTATTAATTATAACGGTGACACTCATACAGGACAGCACTTATAAAAAAGGCAATGATGTCAAAATACCAATCCTTTTGGTGGATTATGACAAAGGAAATGTCTCAAAAACGATTTTTGATAATTTACAAAAGAGCAATGTTTTTAGTGTTGTTACTACTATAGACAATACACCAATTACGGAGGCTGTCGCCAAAGAGGCCGTTTTTAAAGGGAAATATCAGTTGGCTATTATTATTCCGTCTCATTTAAGTACCGATTTGCAAGCCAAGATTGATCAGAATGTTCAAAAGATTGTCAATAGTCTGGGCTTTGCTGATTCTTTGGCAACAAAATCAAATGCTAAATTGGTTGATCAAAAAGAAGTTAAACTCTATTTTGACCCTGCTGTGCAATTGAGTTTTAAAAGCGGCGTAATGAATGGGATTGACAAAATGATTTCTCAAATAGAAACCAAATCAATCTATACCACTTTTCAAGAGCAATTAGGGGAGGATGATGCTAAATTTGAGCAAAAAAGTTTTATTACGTTCAAAGAAATTGTTCCTAAAATAAACAACAAAGATATTACTCCAAACTCGGTACAGCATAATGTTCCGGCTTGGACACTTTTTGCTATATTTTTCATTGTAATTCCTTTGTCAATCAACATGGTGAAGGAAAAAACACAAGGTACTTTTATAAGGTTGCGGACCAATCCTGTTTCCAATAAAATTGTTTTGGCGGGTAAAACGGTGATGTATTTAATCATCTGTTTGATTCAATTTTATATGATGGTTGCCGTTGCCATATTTCTATTTCCGCATTTGGGATTACCTGCGCTTAATGTAGAAGGAAATCTTATTTTAATGAGTGTTGTAGCTTTGTTTTCAGGTTTAGCGGCGATAGGTTTTGGTGTTTTATTGGGAACAATTGCCAAAACGCAAGAGCAATCGGCTCCTTTTGGTGCTACTGCAGTTATTATTTTGGCGGCAATTGGTGGAGTTTGGGTTCCTGTATTTGCAATGCCTAAAATAATGCAAATCATTGCGCAATCCTCGCCTATGAACTGGGGACTGGAAGCCTTTTATGATGTACTTTTGCGCAACGCAACATTTTGGGACTTGGTTCCAGAATTATTTTTATTATTTTTATTTTTCGTAGTTACCACAACGTTAGCATTGCTGTATGATAAGAAGAAAAGAGCTGTATAA
- a CDS encoding thioesterase family protein: MIRRKELYKEATDLTVSEEIRVRFNETDPLGIVWHGYYITYFEDGREAFGRHHGISYLDIADSGYTTPIVKSTCEHKLSLRYGDVIRIETTIVDSPAAKMIFRYKIFDAKNEIACTGETIQVFLDNQGELMLTNPPFFEEWKRKVGLIKE; this comes from the coding sequence ATGATAAGAAGAAAAGAGCTGTATAAAGAGGCAACCGATTTGACCGTTTCAGAAGAGATTCGAGTGCGATTCAACGAAACTGACCCACTAGGAATAGTATGGCACGGTTACTATATTACTTATTTTGAAGATGGAAGAGAAGCTTTCGGGCGTCATCATGGGATTTCCTATTTGGATATTGCTGATAGCGGTTATACTACTCCAATTGTAAAATCGACTTGTGAACATAAATTATCACTGCGTTATGGTGACGTGATTCGTATAGAAACCACTATTGTTGATTCGCCAGCAGCAAAAATGATTTTTAGATACAAGATATTTGATGCCAAAAATGAAATTGCCTGTACTGGAGAAACTATTCAGGTTTTTTTGGATAATCAAGGCGAATTAATGTTGACGAATCCTCCATTTTTTGAAGAATGGAAAAGGAAAGTGGGTTTGATAAAAGAATGA
- a CDS encoding beta-ketoacyl synthase, with amino-acid sequence MIKEVYITETNCITPIGFDVASNTKNIADAVSGIQLHEKPKLFNVPFYASIINDADLDLAFAKVTLDKNFSRLEKMMILALEPIIKKSKVVLNERTAFILSTTKGNVTALENQNIEPAYLDQLAKIIADFFGFKVEPIVVSNACVSGILAVSVAKRLIQAEMYDNIFVVAGDEVSKFVLSGFNSFQAMSDLPCKPYSINRAGVTLGEAAAAVLISSNKDNAKIKILGDGSINDANHISGPSRTGEGLYRSIQSALAEAKINSDQIDYISAHGTATPFNDEMEAIALNRLGLENVPLNSLKGFYGHTLGASGLLETVIGIQSVLENKLFVSLGFDTIGVSQPINVIEKNEDKNIRYFLKTASGFGGCNTAVLFEKVN; translated from the coding sequence ATGATAAAAGAAGTATATATAACCGAAACAAATTGCATTACACCCATTGGGTTTGATGTGGCTTCCAATACAAAAAACATTGCGGATGCTGTTTCAGGTATTCAATTGCATGAGAAGCCTAAGTTGTTTAATGTTCCATTTTATGCTTCCATAATTAATGATGCCGATTTGGATTTGGCTTTCGCCAAAGTGACTTTGGACAAGAATTTTTCCAGATTGGAGAAAATGATGATTTTGGCTTTGGAACCAATCATCAAAAAATCAAAAGTTGTTTTGAATGAACGAACTGCATTTATACTTTCTACCACAAAGGGGAATGTTACTGCATTAGAAAATCAAAATATAGAACCTGCGTATTTGGATCAATTGGCGAAAATTATTGCTGATTTCTTTGGTTTCAAGGTGGAACCGATTGTGGTTTCCAATGCCTGTGTTTCGGGAATATTGGCGGTTTCTGTGGCCAAAAGATTGATTCAGGCTGAGATGTATGACAACATATTTGTGGTGGCTGGCGATGAAGTTTCGAAGTTTGTTTTGTCAGGATTCAATTCGTTTCAGGCGATGAGTGACTTGCCATGCAAACCCTATTCAATAAATAGAGCTGGAGTAACCTTAGGAGAAGCTGCTGCTGCAGTTTTGATTTCTTCAAATAAAGATAATGCCAAAATAAAGATTTTAGGAGATGGTTCTATCAATGATGCAAATCATATTTCTGGACCATCAAGAACAGGAGAAGGGCTTTATAGAAGCATTCAAAGTGCTTTGGCGGAAGCCAAAATAAACAGCGATCAAATAGATTATATTTCGGCACACGGTACAGCAACTCCTTTTAATGACGAAATGGAAGCCATAGCATTGAATAGATTAGGACTTGAGAATGTTCCGCTGAATAGCCTTAAAGGATTTTATGGGCATACTCTGGGAGCTTCAGGATTGTTGGAAACCGTTATCGGAATTCAATCGGTACTAGAAAATAAATTGTTTGTTTCATTGGGTTTTGATACCATTGGAGTGAGTCAGCCAATTAATGTCATAGAAAAAAATGAAGATAAAAATATTCGTTATTTTCTAAAAACAGCATCAGGATTTGGTGGCTGTAATACGGCAGTTTTATTCGAAAAAGTAAACTAA
- a CDS encoding 3-oxoacyl-ACP synthase, which produces MAANKTYIQSFCTIQNNQISLNGEVVFSTEPTVFSDFSKKTYQYLEMNYPKFFKMDNLSKLAFLGAELLLKTEGDSSTENNTALVFANKSSSLDTDVKYQNSISDLENYYPSPAVFVYTLPNICLGEISIKHQLKSENSFFIFVDYNPEFMEKYSNILLETKKADKVLCGWVEYYNEDYKAFLYLVDKEGEIEHNQEILKKLYNQ; this is translated from the coding sequence ATGGCGGCAAACAAAACCTATATACAATCCTTTTGCACGATTCAGAATAATCAAATTTCACTGAATGGGGAAGTTGTTTTTAGCACTGAACCGACTGTATTTAGCGATTTTTCAAAGAAAACGTATCAGTATTTGGAAATGAATTATCCTAAGTTTTTTAAAATGGATAATTTAAGTAAATTGGCTTTTTTGGGGGCAGAATTACTTCTGAAAACTGAAGGTGATTCCTCAACAGAAAATAATACGGCATTGGTATTTGCCAATAAATCATCAAGTTTAGATACAGATGTGAAATATCAAAATTCAATTTCTGATCTGGAAAATTATTATCCAAGTCCAGCCGTTTTTGTTTATACCTTGCCTAATATATGTTTGGGAGAAATTAGTATTAAGCATCAATTGAAAAGCGAAAATTCTTTCTTTATATTTGTGGATTACAACCCTGAATTTATGGAGAAATACAGCAACATACTTTTGGAAACCAAAAAAGCGGATAAAGTATTGTGTGGCTGGGTTGAATATTATAATGAAGATTACAAAGCTTTTCTGTATTTAGTAGATAAGGAAGGTGAAATAGAACACAATCAAGAAATATTAAAAAAACTATACAATCAATAA
- a CDS encoding phosphopantetheine-binding protein, which translates to MEALKQELKSKIIEVLNLEDIAIADINDDDALFGDGLGLDSIDALELIVMLDKDYGIKLVDPKEGKTIFKSIETMAAYIDVNRVK; encoded by the coding sequence ATGGAAGCATTAAAGCAAGAATTAAAAAGTAAAATCATTGAAGTTTTAAACTTAGAAGATATAGCAATCGCAGATATAAACGATGATGACGCCTTATTTGGTGACGGATTGGGACTTGATTCTATTGATGCATTGGAACTTATTGTGATGCTGGATAAAGATTATGGAATTAAATTAGTGGATCCAAAAGAAGGAAAAACTATTTTTAAGTCGATAGAAACTATGGCTGCTTACATAGACGTAAACAGAGTTAAATAA
- a CDS encoding beta-ketoacyl synthase — MNIGVAITGMGIISSIGNSVEENYNALLKSQVGITTIENIATVHVDVIKVGEIKKTNQELIEELQLGKDNNFSRTAMLGTIAAKQALKNAGITSINEYRTGLISATSVGGMDMTERYYHEYFDNPEVVKYISSHNAGDNSEKIASELGLKGMVTTISTACSSAANAIMLGARLIKLGKLDRVIVGGTDALSKFTINGFKTLMILSDGYNKPFDNDRNGLNLGEAAAYLVLESEELVKKENKKVLARVSGYGNANDAFHQTASSENGDGAFLAMEKAFKIAQLQPEQIDYINVHGTATPNNDLSEGRAIARLFGESKVPDFSSTKPFTGHTLAAAAAIEAVYSVLAIQNNVVFPNLNFKTPMEEFNLLPQTTLKHKNIEHVLSNSFGFGGNCSTLIFSKSE, encoded by the coding sequence ATGAATATAGGAGTCGCCATAACAGGAATGGGTATCATTTCTTCAATCGGTAATTCGGTTGAGGAGAACTACAATGCATTGCTGAAAAGTCAAGTTGGAATTACTACTATCGAAAATATAGCAACAGTACATGTTGATGTAATAAAGGTTGGCGAAATAAAGAAAACCAATCAGGAGTTAATTGAAGAATTGCAATTAGGGAAAGATAATAATTTTTCCAGAACGGCTATGTTGGGAACAATTGCAGCTAAACAAGCCTTGAAAAATGCAGGTATAACTTCAATTAATGAATACAGAACTGGATTAATTTCGGCGACGAGTGTTGGCGGAATGGATATGACTGAACGCTATTACCACGAATATTTTGATAATCCCGAAGTTGTAAAATACATTAGCAGTCATAATGCCGGTGATAATTCCGAAAAAATTGCCAGTGAATTAGGACTGAAAGGCATGGTAACTACGATTAGCACGGCCTGTTCGTCTGCGGCAAATGCTATTATGTTGGGAGCTCGATTAATAAAATTAGGTAAATTAGACAGAGTTATTGTGGGAGGAACCGATGCTTTGTCCAAATTTACTATTAATGGTTTCAAAACGCTAATGATTTTATCGGATGGGTATAATAAACCATTTGATAATGACCGAAACGGATTGAATCTTGGTGAAGCTGCTGCTTATTTGGTTTTGGAATCAGAGGAATTGGTTAAAAAAGAAAATAAAAAAGTATTGGCAAGAGTTTCCGGATATGGAAATGCCAACGATGCTTTTCATCAAACCGCTTCTTCAGAAAACGGAGATGGTGCTTTTTTGGCAATGGAAAAAGCTTTTAAAATAGCTCAATTGCAACCAGAACAAATCGATTATATCAATGTTCACGGTACAGCGACTCCCAATAATGATTTGTCCGAAGGTAGAGCGATAGCCCGATTGTTTGGAGAAAGTAAAGTACCGGATTTTAGTTCAACCAAACCGTTTACTGGGCATACTTTGGCGGCTGCGGCTGCTATTGAAGCAGTTTACAGTGTATTGGCTATTCAGAATAATGTGGTTTTCCCAAATCTGAATTTTAAAACACCAATGGAAGAATTTAATCTTCTGCCACAAACGACTCTAAAACACAAAAACATAGAACACGTACTTTCTAATTCTTTTGGATTTGGAGGAAATTGTTCAACTCTTATATTTTCTAAAAGCGAATAA